A single region of the Triticum dicoccoides isolate Atlit2015 ecotype Zavitan chromosome 2B, WEW_v2.0, whole genome shotgun sequence genome encodes:
- the LOC119365695 gene encoding ABC transporter C family member 2-like, whose protein sequence is MGFEPLEWYCQPVKDGAWSRAMESAFGAYTPCGIDTLVVCVSYLALFGVCFYRIWRTTKDYKVQRYKIRKPYYNYLLGLLVVYCIAEPLYKIATGTSIMNLDGQSGLAPFEVTSLVIEIGAWCCMLTMILLETKIYITEFRWYIRFVVIYVLVGKAAMFNVVLPVRQYYSSSSIFYLYCSEIICQCVFGILMVVYLPSLDPYPGYTPIRSELLDDNTDYEPLPGGEQICPERHANIFSRIFFSWMTPLMQQGYKRPITDNDIWKLDDWDETETLYNRFQERWNKELQKPKPWLLRALHSSLGGRFWLGGFFKIGNDASQFVGPTVLSLLLESMQKGDPSWNGYIYAFSIFAGVSLGVLAEAQYFQNVMRTGFRLRSTLIAAVFRKSLRLTNDSRKKFASGRITNLISTDAESLQQVCQQLHSLWSAPFRIVIAMVLLYAQLGPAALLGALMLALLIPIQTVIIGKMQKLTKEGLQRTDKRISLMNEILAAMDTVKCYAWEQSFQSKVQDIRDDELSWFRSAQLLAALNSFILNSIPVVVTVVSFGVYSLLGGELTAAKAFTSLSLFAVLRFPLFMLPNLITQVVNCKVSLKRLEDLLLADERILLPNPPIDPELPAISIKNGNFSWELQAERPTLSNVNLDVPVGSLVAIVGSTGEGKTSLISAMLGEIAPVSGSDTSVVIRGSVAYVPQVSWIFNATVRDNILFGSPFQSSRYGRAIDATALRHDLDLLPGGDLTEIGERGVNISGGQKQRVSMARAVYSDSDVYLFDDPLSALDAHVGRQVFDKCIKEELRHKTRVLVTNQLHFLPYVDKILLIHDGVVKEEGTFDELSNTGEQFKKLMENAGKMEEQTEEKQDENKSQDDIKHTENGDVVIADGGPQKSQDSSSKTKQGKSVLIKQEERETGVVSTKVLSRYKNAMGGIWAVSVLFLCYTLTETLRISSSTWLSIWTDEGSLNIHGPGYYNLIYGILSFGQVLVTLTNSYWLITSSLRAAKRLHDYMLRSILRAPMVFFHTNPLGRIINRFSKDLGDIDRNLAVFVNMFMAQISQMLSTFVLIGVVSTMSLWAIMPLLILFYAAYLYYQATSREVKRMDSITRSPVYAQFSEALNGLSTIRAYKAYDRMSNINGKSMDNNIRFTLVNMSSNRWLAIRLETLGGIMIWFTATFAVMQNQRAENQKAFASTMGLLLTYTLNITNLLTAVLRLASLAENSMNAVERVGTYIELPSEAPPVIEDNRPPPGWPSSGIIKFEDVVLRYRPELPPVLHGISFIINGSEKVGIVGRTGAGKSSMLNALFRIVELERGRILIDDCDTSKFGIWDLRKVLGIIPQAPVLFSGTIRFNLDPFSEHNDADLWEALERAHLKDVIRRNALGLDAEVSEAGENFSVGQRQLLSLARALLRRAKILVLDEATAAVDVRTDALIQKTIREEFKSCTMLIIAHRLNTVIDCDRLLILSSGKISEFDTPENLLSNEDGAFSKMVQSTGPSNAEYLKSLVLGNGEERLRKEESKMQDIQRKWAASNRWAVAAQFALAASLASSHSDLLSLEVAEGNNILRKTKDAVLTLQGVLEGKHNTEIEESLTEYQVPSDRWWSSLYKVIEGLATMSKLGRNRLRQPGYSFENHGSIDWDQI, encoded by the exons ATGGGGTTCGAACCACTGGAGTGGTACTGTCAGCCCGTGAAGGATGGGGCGTGGTCTCGCGCTATGGAGAGTGCATTTGGCGCATACACACCCTGTGGCATTGACACCTTGGTGGTGTGCGTCTCGTACCTCGCACTTTTTGGCGTCTGCTTCTATCGGATATGGAGGACGACCAAAGACTACAAGGTGCAGCGGTACAAGATACGCAAGCCGTACTACAACTATCTGCTTGGGCTGCTTGTGGTGTACTGCATAGCGGAGCCACTGTACAAGATCGCCACCGGTACCTCCATCATGAACTTGGATGGCCAGTCTGGCCTTGCTCCATTTGAG GTTACTTCCTTGGTCATCGAGATTGGTGCCTGGTGCTGTATGCTTACAATGATTTTGCTGGAGACAAAAATTTACATCACTGAATTTAGATGGTACATCCGGTTTGTGGTAATATACGTATTGGTTGGGAAAGCTGCTATGTTCAATGTTGTGCTTCCAGTGAGGCAGTACTATAGTTCAAG TTCAATATTCTACCTATACTGCAGCGAGATAATATGCCAG TGTGTTTTTGGAATTCTCATGGTGGTGTATCTGCCTAGCTTGGATCCCTACCCGGGTTATACTCCAATCAGGAGCGAGTTGCTTGATGATAATACTGATTATGAACCTCTTCCAGGAGGAGAGCAGATTTGCCCTGAAAGGCATGCCAATATCTTTTCGA GGATATTCTTTTCATGGATGACCCCTCTAATGCAACAAGGATACAAAAGGCCCATCACTGATAATGATATTTGGAAACTAGATGATTGGGATGAGACTGAAACATTGTATAACCG ATTTCAGGAACGCTGGAACAAAGAACTTCAAAAACCCAAACCTTGGCTGCTACGAGCTCTCCATAGTAGCCTCGGTGGAAG GTTCTGGCTGGGAGGATTTTTTAAG ATTGGCAATGATGCTTCTCAATTTGTTGGCCCAACCGTATTGAGCCTCTTGTTAGAG TCTATGCAAAAAGGTGATCCTTCTTGGAATGGGTACATCTACGCTTTCTCAATCTTTGCTGGAGTG TCACTGGGAGTTCTTGCTGAAGCACAGTACTTTCAGAATGTCATGCGGACCGGTTTCAGATTGAGGTCTACATTG ATTGCTGCTGTTTTCCGCAAGTCCTTGCGATTGACCAATGATAGTCGCAAGAAGTTTGCTTCTGGGAGGATTACAAATTTGATTTCAACTGATGCGGAGTCCCTTCAG CAAGTATGCCAGCAACTTCACAGTCTATGGTCTGCTCCTTTTCGCATTGTTATTGCCATGGTCCTGCTATATGCGCAACTAGGTCCTGCAGCACTTCTCGGTGCCCTCATGTTGGCTCTTTTGATCCCTATTCAG ACAGTTATCATAGGCAAAATGCAAAAGCTTACCAAAGAAGGGTTGCAAAGGACTGACAAACGAATCAGTCTCATGAATGAAATATTAGCTGCGATGGATACAGTCAA ATGTTATGCTTGGGAGCAAAGTTTCCAGTCAAAGGTGCAGGACATCCGTGATGATGAGCTTTCCTGGTTTCGCAGTGCTCAATTGCTGGCCGCG CTGAATAGCTTTATCCTCAACAGTATTCCTGTCGTTGTCACGGTGGTTTCTTTCGGCGTTTACTCTCTGTTGGGGGGTGAGCTGACGGCAGCAAAGGCGTTTACCTCTCTTTCACTATTTGCAGTGTTAAGGTTCCCACTTTTTATGCTGCCAAATCTGATAACTCAG GTTGTTAACTGTAAGGTTTCGTTGAAACGACTGGAAGATCTCCTCTTGGCTGATGAGAGAATACTTCTGCCAAATCCACCTATTGATCCTGAGCTTCCAGCCATTTCTATCAAGAATGGAAACTTTTCATGGGAGTTGCAG GCTGAGCGACCAACACTATCAAATGTCAATCTGGACGTGCCTGTCGGCAGTTTAGTTGCAATAGTAGGAAGCACTGGGGAGGGGAAGACTTCTCTTATTTCTGCAATGCTTGGTGAAATAGCACCAGTATCAGGATCAGATACCTCGGTGGTCATTCGTGGTTCGGTGGCATATGTTCCTCAAGTTTCATGGATCTTCAATGCTACC GTCCGGGATAACATATTGTTTGGGTCTCCATTCCAATCTTCGCGCTACGGGAGAGCAATAGATGCTACTGCATTACGACATGACCTTGACCTACTCCCA GGTGGCGATCTCACAGAGATTGGAGAAAGGGGAGTGAATATTAGTGGGGGGCAAAAACAAAGAGTTTCAATGGCAAGAGCTGTTTATTCTGATTCAGATGTTTACCTATTTGATGATCCATTGAGTGCATTAGATGCCCATGTTGGTCGACAG GTATTTGATAAATGTATCAAAGAAGAGCTACGACACAAAACTCGGGTCCTCGTTACTAATCAGCTGCATTTTCTGCCATATGTGGATAAAATACTGCTAATCCATGATGGAGTAGTTAAAGAGGAGGGTACATTTGATGAACTTAGTAATACTGGGGAGCAGTTCAAAAAACTTATGGAAAATGCTGGAAAGATGGAGGAACAAACAGAAGAGAAACAAGACGAAAACAAGTCACAGGATGACATAAAGCACACTGAAAATGGGGACGTAGTAATAGCTGATGGTGGTCCGCAAAAAAGCCAGGATAGTTCGAGTAAAACAAAGCAGGGAAAATCTGTTCTTATTAAGCAAGAGGAACGTGAAACTGGAGTTGTCAGTACGAAGGTCCTTTCACG ctacAAAAATGCAATGGGAGGTATTTGGGCGGTGTCCGTCCTCTTCTTGTGCTATACACTGACTGAAACTCTACGAATTTCAAGTAGCACATGGTTGAGCATTTGGACTGATGAGGGTTCTCTGAATATCCATGGCCCTGGTTACTACAACTTAATCTATGGTATTCTTTCTTTTGGGCAG GTTCTAGTCACTCTCACGAATTCTTACTGGCTGATCACGTCAAGTCTTCGAGCTGCCAAGAGGTTGCATGACTACATGCTCCGGTCTATATTAAGAGCTCCCATGGTATTTTTTCACACCAATCCACTTGGACGGATCATCAACAGATTTTCGAAGGATTTGGGTGACATTGACAGGAATCTTGCTGTCTTCGTCAACATGTTTATGGCACAAATATCTCAGATGCTCTCAACATTTGTTCTCATCGGTGTTGTCAGCACTATGTCTCTTTGGGCTATCATGCCACTTCTGATTTTATTTTATGCAGCCTACCTTTATTACCAG GCCACATCACGCGAGGTAAAGCGCATGGATTCTATTACTAGGTCTCCTGTGTATGCTCAGTTTTCAGAGGCATTAAATGGTCTGTCCACAATCCGTGCCTACAAAGCCTATGATAGAATGTCAAACATCAATGGGAAATCAATGGACAACAACATCAGGTTCACACTCGTGAACATGAGTTCAAATAGGTGGCTAGCCATCCGGCTGGAAACATTGGGTGGCATCATGATATGGTTCACAGCAACATTTGCTGTCATGCAAAACCAACGAGCAGAGAATCAGAAGGCCTTTGCTTCCACGATGGGTCTTCTTCTTACCTATACCCTCAATATCACCAATCTGCTCACAGCTGTTCTTCGTCTTGCTAGTCTTGCTGAAAACAGCATGAATGCTGTTGAACGTGTGGGAACATACATTGAGTTGCCTTCTGAGGCTCCTCCTGTCATTGAGGATAACAGGCCACCTCCTGGTTGGCCATCATCTGGTATCATCAAGTTTGAAGATGTTGTGCTTCGGTACCGACCAGAACTTCCTCCTGTTCTTCATGGAATATCATTCATTATTAATGGAAGTGAGAAGGTAGGAATAGTTGGCAGAACAGGTGCTGGTAAATCTAGCATGCTTAATGCTTTGTTCCGTATTGTGGAGCTGGAGCGAGGGAGAATATTGATTGATGATTGTGACACTTCTAAGTTTGGAATTTGGGATCTGCGGAAAGTGTTAGGAATAATACCACAGGCACCGGTCCTGTTTTCAG GTACCATTCGATTTAATCTGGATCCTTTCAGTGAGCATAATGATGCGGATCTATGGGAGGCTCTTGAAAGGGCTCATCTAAAAGATGTCATAAGGAGGAATGCTCTAGGGCTAGATGCTGAG GTTTCTGAGGCCGGTGAAAATTTTAGCGTTGGACAGCGGCAGCTGCTGAGTTTAGCTCGTGCATTGCTACGAAGGGCAAAAATACTTGTTCTTGATGAGGCAACAGCAGCAGTTGATGTTCGAACTGATGCTCTTATACAGAAGACAATCAGAGAAGAATTCAAGAGTTGTACAATGCTTATAATCGCTCACCGCTTGAACACTGTAATCGACTGTGACAGGTTGCTTATTCTAAGTTCTGGGAAG ATTTCGGAATTTGACACCCCGGAGAATCTTCTGAGCAATGAGGATGGTGCTTTCTCCAAGATGGTTCAGAGCACAGGGCCTAGCAATGCAGAATATCTCAAG TCTCTTGTGCTTGGCAATGGTGAAGAGAGGCTGCGAAAGGAAGAAAGTAAAATGCAAGATATTCAGAGGAAATGGGCCGCGTCGAACCGATGGGCTGTTGCTGCCCAGTTTGCGCTTGCTGCTAGCCTCGCGTCATCCCACAGCGACCTTCTCTCGTTGGAGGTCGCCGAGGGAAACAACATCCTCAGGAAAACAAAGGACGCGGTACTCACCCTGCAGGGCGTCCTTGAAGGGAAGCACAATACTGAAATCGAGGAGTCACTCACCGAGTATCAGGTTCCATCTGATAGGTGGTGGTCGTCACTTTACAAAGTCATCGAAG GCCTCGCCACGATGAGCAAACTGGGTCGCAACCGTCTGCGGCAACCTGGTTACAGTTTTGAAAACCACGGGTCTATTGACTGGGATCAAATTTAG